The following proteins are encoded in a genomic region of Oceaniferula marina:
- a CDS encoding sulfatase — protein MWKLVFFSFLVVMLGLPVVGMERPNIIFLLADDFGYADMSGPDNSFHETPHLNRLAREGMSFSHAYASHPTCAPSRLALMTGKYPARHACVNNGTASMDLGEVTVAEALKRVGYVTCHAGKWHLGGYGKRPEDQGFDFTIASNGAGMPGSFHYPFKDQDPNSILHDEKFNVPDLDDSKPGDHLTDRLTDKVLGFMRDHKDKPFYLNLCYYAVHTPIEASKVKQRYFENKLTGKSTHRNASYAGLVSHLDDSVGRILQAVKDLGIEQNTIVVFFSDNGGLMQATHNGPLRQGKATPYEGGDRVPCYVRWPGVTPAGRVCPTPVIGHDFYPTILRMAGAKGDTVHNKEVDGLDLTNLLRNPDAGLARDALHWLCYPLPVHYQNNRLRVPSQVVRKGDWKLIKFLEAPGKQAQRYELYNLKSDLGETKDVSRSMPEKTEELQRLMDVWRKQIHAPDYDASMYQGS, from the coding sequence ATGTGGAAGCTTGTTTTTTTTAGCTTCTTGGTTGTCATGCTTGGTTTGCCTGTGGTGGGAATGGAGCGACCCAATATCATTTTTTTGCTGGCTGATGATTTTGGTTATGCCGATATGTCGGGACCGGATAACAGCTTCCATGAGACACCTCATTTGAATAGGCTGGCGCGTGAGGGGATGAGTTTTTCACATGCGTATGCCTCACATCCCACATGTGCGCCGAGTCGTCTGGCATTGATGACTGGCAAGTATCCCGCGCGCCATGCTTGTGTGAACAATGGGACGGCGTCCATGGATTTGGGAGAGGTGACGGTCGCGGAGGCTTTGAAGCGGGTTGGTTATGTGACCTGTCATGCCGGTAAATGGCACCTGGGGGGGTATGGCAAGCGGCCCGAGGATCAAGGCTTTGATTTTACCATCGCTAGCAATGGTGCCGGCATGCCCGGTAGCTTCCACTACCCGTTCAAAGATCAGGACCCGAATAGCATTTTACATGATGAAAAATTCAACGTGCCCGACCTTGATGACTCCAAACCGGGGGACCATTTGACCGATCGACTAACGGATAAAGTGCTTGGGTTTATGCGGGATCACAAGGACAAGCCTTTCTATCTTAACCTATGTTACTATGCGGTGCATACTCCGATTGAGGCGAGCAAGGTAAAGCAGCGTTATTTTGAAAATAAGCTCACAGGAAAAAGCACTCACCGAAATGCCAGTTACGCGGGTTTGGTGTCTCATTTGGATGATAGTGTCGGTCGCATTTTGCAGGCTGTGAAAGACCTTGGGATCGAGCAGAATACGATTGTGGTCTTCTTTAGCGATAACGGGGGACTGATGCAGGCTACGCACAACGGCCCCTTGCGGCAGGGGAAAGCCACACCCTATGAAGGCGGTGACCGGGTTCCGTGTTATGTCCGCTGGCCCGGCGTGACTCCTGCCGGTCGTGTTTGCCCGACACCGGTGATTGGACATGACTTTTATCCGACGATTCTGCGTATGGCCGGAGCGAAGGGGGACACGGTCCATAACAAGGAAGTGGACGGATTGGATTTGACGAATTTGTTGCGCAACCCCGATGCCGGATTAGCCCGCGATGCACTGCATTGGCTATGTTATCCTCTTCCTGTCCATTATCAGAACAACAGACTTCGGGTTCCTTCACAGGTCGTGCGCAAAGGGGACTGGAAGCTGATCAAGTTCCTTGAGGCCCCGGGGAAGCAAGCTCAGCGCTATGAACTCTACAATCTGAAATCGGATCTCGGTGAAACCAAGGATGTGTCCCGTAGTATGCCGGAGAAAACCGAGGAACTTCAGCGTCTGATGGATGTTTGGCGCAAGCAGATCCACGCTCCGGACTATGACGCCTCGATGTATCAGGGGTCTTGA
- a CDS encoding DUF4838 domain-containing protein: MNNPFKVTYLLLFLGILPISAEPASKDHDFILVEQGSTDAVIVVDADQQGCPHDAAKQLAAYIRRMSGVSLPIKRVSSKDKETIKKLLTQKLVLLGNSALTRKLGIDSHDIGTDGYRIRVTPKVLAIIGRDNNKVDWSQTSCPVESGTWHGVFALLRELGVRTFFDKEELDVIPRLTTISVPSGDQKNAPYFPFRWAGKGHKSWGYKVGFGGTHDPWPSRHSFGRPQWFSDAYPIVVDGKHVPMNWDKRYMKTHPEWFITDRSGKRRPFIRFNAPGVKEQIIKDASAWYALGQDYYTLIQNDGNIRDTGSYARENIDPSLGYFGYASPLVINPLVDVAHAIEIQHPDKKVTLGAYHNYSRPPRDLHSLPRNTAIMVNRHRLANVIDYCERDNKMLLNEWLALNPAELYLWEYYCYNMVRVNRGNRYTLIPRFLPNTIANDVKWLAETRKKHPNFNGEWLFLEWRRDGMNKWWFFPNAYITARLFWDPTQPVDKLTYDFYAKAFGPAKDQMQAFYELCEKTWTTGFPRQLANNPAPATGNEQIEAAKALGHHFQEMHFTRSDFEQIWDKEVMNQLSAHLEKASQLAKESDCQARVEFVRRGFECFKKGGYAFDSDTLTLTIDEGVVTGIIDKTSDKSYAFQSTAYDISPLVILGIKGQTGLCKPLGMHFDQKRKIIRLTYPGANNAELKLAVMEKPSHIEFEVISLNAKGCEVEFIQWGGFNLTSNMQRIPNNKHAASDGKFMLGILPLDPSTTTGRMPRSGIKRNATWDHGFTLSGKHRYLSAYSKPRSSPKGPSFIGAKIACYGCTPSGFKQLINRIDSSRQDP; this comes from the coding sequence ATGAACAATCCATTCAAAGTAACCTACCTGCTTCTGTTCCTCGGCATCCTGCCCATATCCGCAGAACCAGCCTCGAAAGATCACGACTTTATTCTGGTTGAACAGGGGTCAACGGATGCTGTCATCGTGGTCGATGCCGACCAGCAAGGATGTCCTCACGATGCGGCTAAACAATTGGCTGCTTACATTCGCAGAATGAGTGGAGTGTCACTTCCCATCAAGCGGGTTTCTTCAAAAGACAAAGAAACCATCAAAAAACTACTTACACAAAAGCTGGTTCTTCTGGGGAATTCCGCCCTGACACGCAAACTCGGCATCGATAGCCACGACATCGGTACTGACGGATATAGAATCCGGGTGACCCCAAAGGTACTCGCCATCATCGGACGAGACAACAACAAGGTCGACTGGAGCCAGACTTCCTGTCCCGTCGAATCCGGAACCTGGCACGGGGTCTTTGCGCTGTTAAGAGAGCTTGGAGTGCGCACTTTTTTCGACAAAGAAGAGCTGGATGTCATCCCGAGATTAACGACCATCTCGGTGCCCAGTGGCGACCAGAAAAACGCCCCCTATTTTCCATTCCGCTGGGCCGGAAAGGGGCACAAGTCATGGGGATATAAGGTTGGCTTTGGAGGCACCCATGACCCCTGGCCCTCGAGACACTCGTTTGGCAGACCCCAATGGTTCAGCGATGCCTATCCTATTGTGGTCGACGGCAAGCATGTCCCCATGAACTGGGACAAGCGCTACATGAAAACGCACCCCGAATGGTTCATCACCGATCGAAGCGGCAAGCGCCGCCCGTTCATCCGTTTTAATGCACCGGGAGTCAAAGAACAAATCATCAAGGATGCCTCCGCTTGGTATGCACTCGGTCAGGACTACTACACACTCATCCAGAACGATGGCAATATCAGGGATACTGGCAGTTACGCCCGGGAAAACATCGACCCGAGCCTTGGATATTTCGGATACGCAAGCCCTCTGGTTATCAACCCGCTAGTCGACGTTGCGCATGCCATTGAAATACAACACCCGGATAAAAAGGTGACCCTTGGAGCCTATCATAACTACTCCCGACCACCCCGTGACCTGCACTCCCTGCCGCGCAATACCGCCATCATGGTCAACCGACACCGACTGGCCAATGTGATCGACTATTGTGAGCGAGACAATAAAATGCTACTGAATGAATGGCTCGCCCTCAACCCAGCCGAACTCTATCTATGGGAATACTATTGTTATAATATGGTGAGAGTCAACCGGGGAAACCGCTACACCTTGATTCCCCGTTTCCTTCCAAACACCATTGCCAATGATGTCAAGTGGCTGGCGGAAACCCGAAAAAAACATCCGAATTTCAATGGCGAGTGGCTGTTTCTGGAATGGCGTAGGGACGGAATGAATAAATGGTGGTTCTTCCCCAACGCTTACATCACCGCGCGCCTATTCTGGGATCCAACCCAACCCGTAGACAAACTCACCTATGACTTCTATGCAAAGGCCTTCGGACCAGCCAAAGACCAAATGCAGGCATTCTATGAGCTCTGTGAAAAGACATGGACCACCGGCTTCCCCCGGCAACTAGCTAACAATCCGGCACCAGCAACCGGCAACGAGCAAATCGAGGCCGCCAAAGCTTTGGGGCATCACTTCCAGGAAATGCACTTCACCAGATCAGACTTCGAGCAGATATGGGACAAGGAAGTAATGAATCAACTCAGCGCACACTTGGAAAAAGCATCCCAGCTCGCAAAAGAGAGCGACTGCCAGGCCCGCGTCGAATTTGTCCGCCGTGGTTTTGAATGTTTCAAAAAAGGCGGCTATGCCTTTGATTCAGACACTTTAACCCTGACCATTGATGAAGGAGTCGTAACCGGAATCATCGACAAAACAAGCGATAAAAGCTATGCATTCCAAAGTACGGCCTATGATATATCTCCGCTCGTGATATTAGGAATCAAGGGACAAACGGGACTGTGCAAACCACTGGGCATGCATTTCGATCAAAAACGCAAGATCATACGCCTCACTTACCCTGGGGCCAACAACGCCGAGCTCAAACTGGCGGTCATGGAAAAACCGAGCCATATCGAGTTCGAAGTCATCTCTCTGAACGCCAAAGGTTGTGAGGTCGAATTCATCCAGTGGGGTGGGTTTAATTTAACATCGAACATGCAGAGGATTCCGAATAACAAACATGCGGCTTCTGATGGAAAATTCATGCTTGGCATTCTACCGCTGGATCCTTCCACAACAACGGGGCGCATGCCCAGGTCCGGGATCAAGCGCAATGCAACATGGGATCATGGTTTCACACTTAGTGGCAAGCACCGCTATCTCTCCGCCTACTCAAAACCTCGTAGCAGCCCCAAGGGACCAAGCTTTATCGGTGCAAAAATCGCATGTTATGGTTGCACCCCCTCCGGTTTCAAACAGCTCATCAACCGGATAGACAGCTCACGTCAAGACCCCTGA
- a CDS encoding DUF642 domain-containing protein, translating into MNKTTNHKKQTLLLSASIAVFASITPEAQSSVFANGGFDDYSGTPADGIQLSTLTPSDWTTVGTSSQVLLKKSGGGLTPQNGSYYLGIFNRNNGVSQTFDTVAGYTYELSFYLAKQATSSSPTVDVNVTGNTPLVDDSIQIINWGQDTWQQQTVSFTADSASTSLSFIENASSQTSSADVFVDTIVLSVTSVPEPSATTLLGLGGLALILRRKK; encoded by the coding sequence ATGAATAAAACAACTAACCATAAAAAACAGACCTTATTACTAAGCGCAAGCATCGCCGTCTTCGCATCCATCACCCCCGAGGCACAATCCTCCGTTTTTGCCAACGGAGGCTTTGATGACTATAGCGGAACACCTGCAGACGGCATACAGCTCAGCACCCTTACGCCCTCAGACTGGACAACGGTCGGCACTTCGAGTCAGGTGCTACTCAAGAAAAGCGGAGGGGGGTTAACGCCACAAAACGGCAGTTACTACCTTGGCATTTTTAACCGAAACAATGGCGTTAGCCAAACTTTCGACACCGTCGCGGGCTACACCTACGAGCTATCCTTCTACCTAGCAAAACAAGCTACAAGTTCTTCGCCGACAGTGGACGTCAACGTAACCGGCAACACCCCACTAGTTGACGACTCGATCCAGATCATCAACTGGGGGCAAGACACATGGCAGCAACAGACGGTTTCATTCACAGCGGACTCAGCTTCCACCTCACTGAGTTTCATTGAGAATGCATCTTCACAGACCAGCTCCGCCGACGTCTTTGTCGATACCATCGTATTAAGCGTAACGTCCGTGCCTGAACCGAGTGCGACCACGCTGCTTGGTCTTGGTGGACTTGCTTTGATTTTACGCCGTAAAAAATAA
- a CDS encoding helix-turn-helix domain-containing protein — protein MNQHIPTPYPFESALRLSVGQGKVKPISGETGESPHRRRTYRPSGTPDWHIMVVLEGCFTVYPDAEESFSLEPNEAVLIPPHMKQDTALDDQFSEGSYFWAHFHPEVSMMPFLEWPKTSIGPGFLSWKKNNLLIPYIRSACYRCSDYFDSDFSRRRSLALLTLEEILRLIYQVNPTSSLDGLDDRVATALQYIATNIQSPINAKSIAGAVGLSASRFSDIFTRNMHCGVMEFVERQRLSKARNLLAQTQLPIAVIAENCGFSSSYYFSKRFNKHHQISPSAYRQSATESTPPSEPKPSA, from the coding sequence ATGAATCAACATATCCCCACACCCTACCCCTTTGAATCCGCCTTGAGACTCAGCGTCGGACAGGGAAAGGTCAAACCCATCAGTGGTGAAACCGGTGAGTCTCCACATCGCAGAAGAACTTATCGCCCTAGCGGCACGCCGGACTGGCACATCATGGTGGTTCTCGAAGGTTGCTTTACCGTCTATCCTGATGCTGAAGAATCCTTTAGCCTTGAACCCAACGAAGCGGTGCTCATCCCTCCACATATGAAGCAGGACACCGCTTTGGACGACCAATTCTCAGAGGGGTCTTATTTCTGGGCTCACTTCCACCCGGAAGTATCGATGATGCCCTTCCTTGAGTGGCCAAAAACAAGTATTGGTCCGGGTTTCCTGAGCTGGAAAAAGAACAATCTGCTGATCCCTTACATTCGATCTGCATGCTACCGGTGTTCAGATTACTTTGATTCCGATTTCTCCCGTCGGCGCTCACTGGCATTACTAACACTCGAAGAAATACTCCGTCTCATCTATCAAGTGAATCCGACCTCAAGCTTGGATGGCCTCGATGATCGTGTCGCCACCGCCTTACAGTATATCGCCACCAACATCCAATCCCCGATCAATGCCAAATCCATAGCTGGCGCCGTGGGGCTTTCAGCATCACGATTTTCCGATATTTTCACCCGCAATATGCATTGTGGTGTAATGGAATTTGTTGAACGCCAGCGCCTCAGCAAAGCGAGAAATCTACTGGCGCAAACCCAACTCCCGATCGCCGTTATCGCCGAAAATTGCGGATTCTCCTCGTCATATTACTTTTCGAAAAGGTTCAATAAGCACCATCAAATCAGCCCCTCGGCATACCGTCAGTCCGCTACCGAATCCACACCTCCATCAGAACCCAAGCCTTCGGCTTAA
- a CDS encoding sulfatase family protein: protein MKTILITLLLLPALIHAQTSTTEKPNIILILADDVGYGDLGCYGASKIKTPNLDQLAKQGVRMIDGYASAAVCTPTRFAMLTGKYAWRQRGTGILPGDAGLSIKPGTVTLPGLMRNAGYTTAVVGKWHLGLGTGKTKYQGEIKPGPLEIGFDHCFIFPATNDRVPTIYIEDHHIVGEDPDDPILVNYRKQVGNEPTGRKNPEQLDLKVRRHPDHHEGTIVHGVSRIGYMSGNQKARWKDADLTETFTRKAISFIEENKDKPFFLYVASHTAHEPCVPNKRFKGSSQAGARGDTIQELDWQVGQIMTALDRLDLSDNTLVIFSSDNGSDWPVKRFAYLYEDEAIMSEHKANAPLRAGKGDPYEGATRVPFIARWPKAIKAGSESKEVVCLVDMQATLAAITGTALPKHAGPDSFNMLPAFLGQGKGRSHLVLQHNRGHGNLVIRKGDWKLNPRNNGKHELYHLGRDISETSNVADQHPEVVKEMLNLLSNIKKSKETRYMTSSSDISG, encoded by the coding sequence ATGAAAACCATCCTCATCACTCTCCTTCTGCTCCCCGCATTGATCCATGCTCAAACATCCACAACGGAAAAACCCAACATCATCCTCATCCTCGCTGATGACGTCGGCTACGGAGACCTCGGATGTTACGGAGCCAGCAAGATCAAAACCCCCAACCTCGACCAACTAGCCAAGCAGGGAGTCCGCATGATCGATGGTTATGCCTCGGCTGCCGTCTGCACCCCAACCCGATTCGCCATGCTCACCGGCAAGTATGCCTGGAGACAACGAGGGACCGGAATCCTCCCGGGAGACGCGGGCCTCAGCATCAAACCCGGAACCGTCACGCTGCCAGGGCTGATGAGAAATGCCGGCTACACCACCGCAGTTGTCGGCAAGTGGCACCTCGGCCTAGGCACAGGCAAAACAAAATACCAAGGTGAAATCAAACCCGGCCCGTTGGAAATCGGATTCGACCATTGTTTTATTTTCCCCGCCACCAATGACCGGGTTCCTACCATTTACATCGAAGACCACCACATCGTTGGTGAAGACCCCGACGATCCTATTCTGGTCAATTACCGTAAACAAGTTGGCAATGAACCCACCGGCCGGAAGAATCCCGAACAGCTCGACCTGAAAGTCCGCCGTCACCCCGACCACCACGAGGGAACCATTGTCCACGGCGTCAGCCGGATCGGCTACATGTCCGGCAATCAAAAAGCACGCTGGAAAGACGCCGACCTCACCGAAACATTCACCAGAAAAGCTATTTCGTTTATTGAAGAAAATAAGGACAAGCCGTTTTTCCTCTACGTCGCCAGCCACACCGCCCACGAACCCTGCGTCCCCAACAAACGATTCAAAGGTAGTAGCCAAGCAGGAGCCCGCGGCGACACCATTCAAGAACTCGACTGGCAGGTTGGTCAGATTATGACAGCCCTCGACCGCCTCGATCTCAGCGACAACACCCTGGTCATTTTCTCCAGTGACAATGGCTCGGATTGGCCCGTAAAGCGCTTCGCCTACCTCTACGAGGATGAAGCGATCATGAGCGAACATAAAGCAAATGCCCCCCTCAGAGCTGGTAAAGGTGACCCTTATGAAGGAGCGACGCGTGTCCCGTTCATTGCCCGCTGGCCCAAAGCCATCAAGGCTGGTAGCGAATCCAAGGAAGTCGTCTGCCTGGTCGACATGCAAGCGACACTGGCGGCGATCACCGGTACCGCCCTACCGAAACATGCCGGTCCGGACTCGTTCAATATGCTGCCGGCATTTCTCGGCCAAGGCAAAGGCCGCAGCCACCTGGTCCTACAACACAACCGAGGGCACGGAAATTTGGTTATCCGTAAGGGGGACTGGAAGCTGAACCCCAGAAACAACGGCAAACACGAACTCTACCACCTCGGCCGTGACATCAGCGAGACGAGCAACGTAGCGGACCAACATCCCGAAGTGGTCAAGGAAATGCTGAACCTGCTCAGCAACATCAAAAAATCAAAAGAAACCCGCTATATGACGTCTTCCTCCGACATTTCAGGATAA
- a CDS encoding sulfatase-like hydrolase/transferase, with the protein MKQEKSYHRQTSRGNLSLLLSIIFILSCSTEPTLASEKIDNNTKRPLPVFIIAGQSNAVRLGSIIPDPNKKNPIGCDIHTYLNTCILKSNVAEKRHQQVVTIPAKSSVRGAGEGMARELATRYPDGFGVIRYAICGSSLHNDWKPDEKNGYYQQYFEPFIAQGMKALEKQSGRKAEIKAVFWHQGESNSHSLKTVNDHGKLLPIIIHKFHTRYNNVPFILGEIREFTNKPNHAALNAQMRKIAAASPFVDIISSRDAEGQTPSNVHFSSRGCAQMAARYVTAWESINNKQVKTHKSTAAPSKKKPNIIIILADDLGYGDLKSYNKEAKINSPNLNKLADTGIRFTNAHTSSSVCSPSRYSLLTGRYNWRSRLKQYVTGSFSHPIIEHDRITIASFLKNQNYQTALVGKWHLGMGWRNQQNLLVYAKNELGDAIDKLAIDPSKEINGPLEHGFDYFFGLASSLNMPPYCYIRNKHVVGELDTTMQCWGTTGYANKNFEFQSVMDELTNEATRYIKTASKKTNPFFLLFSLTAPHTPVVPAERFTGYGGVAKSKYADFIYQIDDSVGQLMSTLKNQGVQEDTLIIFLADNGYAWKAANPGRLAKVGHNPAGPLRGTKGDIFEGGHRVPSIINWEGTVQPQVNDKLACITDLFATIADLADYDFPDSAGEDSISMLPYLHGETKRLRHDLVSHSVVGKFSFTNADGYKAIFARGSGGWGDRLAKDMNLPKFQLYNLDEDIAETRNLYPIQKELFESMRIQLADYILDGRSTPGKVQKNHDDIVIFKGSDAVLERAINRANPEKNKKAHFISTSEDKKK; encoded by the coding sequence ATGAAACAAGAAAAATCATATCACCGTCAGACATCCAGAGGCAACCTGAGTTTGCTTCTATCGATCATTTTTATCCTGTCATGCTCAACCGAACCGACCTTGGCTTCGGAAAAGATCGACAACAACACCAAGCGTCCGTTACCAGTCTTCATTATAGCCGGACAGTCCAATGCTGTTCGCCTGGGGTCGATAATACCCGACCCAAACAAGAAAAATCCGATTGGTTGTGATATCCACACGTATCTCAACACCTGCATTCTCAAGTCCAACGTCGCAGAAAAACGACACCAACAGGTGGTGACCATTCCTGCAAAATCATCGGTTCGCGGTGCCGGAGAAGGCATGGCGAGGGAACTCGCCACCAGGTATCCGGACGGCTTTGGTGTTATTCGTTACGCCATCTGCGGATCCAGCCTGCACAACGATTGGAAACCCGATGAAAAGAACGGGTACTACCAACAATATTTCGAACCGTTTATCGCCCAAGGCATGAAGGCATTGGAAAAACAAAGCGGACGTAAAGCTGAGATCAAAGCTGTCTTCTGGCATCAGGGAGAATCCAACTCCCACTCGTTGAAAACAGTCAATGATCACGGCAAGTTACTACCTATCATCATCCACAAATTCCACACCCGTTATAATAATGTTCCGTTTATTCTTGGGGAAATCCGAGAGTTTACAAACAAACCCAATCACGCAGCCTTGAACGCCCAAATGCGCAAAATCGCAGCAGCTTCTCCCTTTGTTGACATTATTTCCTCCCGTGATGCAGAAGGTCAAACACCTAGCAACGTCCACTTCTCCTCACGCGGATGCGCACAAATGGCGGCTCGTTACGTAACGGCCTGGGAATCCATCAATAACAAACAAGTAAAAACACACAAATCCACCGCCGCACCCAGCAAAAAAAAGCCGAACATCATCATTATTCTTGCCGATGACCTCGGTTACGGAGATTTAAAAAGCTACAACAAAGAAGCTAAGATCAACTCCCCCAACCTCAACAAGCTCGCTGACACCGGTATCAGATTCACAAACGCCCATACCAGTTCATCCGTATGTAGTCCCAGCAGGTACTCCCTCTTGACTGGAAGATACAACTGGAGAAGCCGTCTGAAACAATACGTGACCGGATCTTTCAGTCACCCGATCATCGAACACGATCGCATCACGATCGCAAGCTTCTTGAAAAATCAAAACTACCAAACCGCCCTAGTGGGCAAATGGCACCTGGGTATGGGATGGCGCAACCAACAAAACCTGCTGGTCTACGCCAAAAATGAACTGGGTGATGCCATCGACAAGCTGGCAATCGATCCAAGCAAGGAAATTAATGGACCGCTCGAACATGGCTTCGATTACTTTTTTGGCCTGGCCAGCTCGTTGAACATGCCCCCCTACTGCTACATCCGGAACAAGCATGTTGTAGGAGAGCTTGACACCACCATGCAATGTTGGGGAACAACAGGATACGCCAACAAAAATTTCGAATTCCAAAGCGTAATGGATGAATTGACCAATGAAGCAACGCGCTACATCAAAACAGCCAGCAAAAAAACGAATCCGTTTTTTCTTCTCTTCTCACTAACAGCACCACACACACCGGTGGTTCCGGCAGAAAGGTTCACGGGCTATGGAGGAGTGGCCAAGTCCAAATACGCCGATTTCATCTACCAAATTGACGACTCAGTGGGGCAACTTATGAGCACCTTGAAAAACCAAGGGGTCCAGGAAGACACCTTGATCATCTTTCTAGCCGATAACGGCTACGCATGGAAGGCAGCGAACCCGGGACGTCTAGCAAAGGTAGGACACAACCCCGCTGGTCCACTCAGAGGAACAAAGGGAGACATTTTCGAAGGTGGTCACCGGGTACCATCCATCATCAACTGGGAAGGCACAGTGCAACCACAAGTCAATGACAAGCTGGCATGCATAACTGATTTGTTTGCTACCATTGCTGACTTGGCAGATTACGACTTCCCCGACAGCGCCGGAGAAGACAGCATCAGCATGTTACCATACTTACACGGTGAGACCAAAAGATTAAGGCACGACCTGGTCAGCCATTCTGTGGTCGGAAAATTCTCGTTCACAAACGCAGACGGCTACAAGGCCATATTTGCCAGGGGGTCAGGTGGCTGGGGTGACCGATTGGCCAAAGACATGAATTTACCCAAATTCCAACTTTACAACCTTGATGAGGACATCGCTGAAACCCGTAATCTTTACCCAATCCAAAAGGAATTATTTGAAAGCATGAGAATACAGCTCGCCGACTACATCCTGGACGGACGAAGCACACCTGGAAAAGTACAGAAAAACCATGATGACATTGTCATATTCAAAGGATCCGATGCAGTGCTAGAAAGAGCGATCAACCGAGCAAACCCCGAAAAAAATAAAAAAGCTCACTTCATCTCTACCAGCGAAGACAAAAAAAAATAA